From the Terriglobales bacterium genome, one window contains:
- a CDS encoding PLP-dependent aspartate aminotransferase family protein: MKKNPGFATRAIHSGQEPDPSTGAVTVPIFATSTFVQQGIGKHKGYEYARVSNPTRTRLEQNLAALEGGRSAHVFASGMAAINAMCTTLKGGDHLICSHNVYGGVPRLFNQILANYGLQFSYVDTSQASAVERALRPNTRIVYVETPTNPLMSVSDISAISRICRRRKVELVVDNTFMSPYFQQPIALGADMVIHSTTKFLNGHSDGLGGVIVCTRKDQAEKFAFIQKAAGAILSPFECWLVLRGVKTLAVRMEKHDENGRAVAAFLNRHRKVKAVFYPGLRAHPQHALARRQMSGFGSMISFETGSLANAKRMLARVRVCSLGESLGGVETLISHPATMTHAALGKAGRKAIGITDGMVRISVGIEELDDILADLDQALRAI, encoded by the coding sequence ATGAAAAAGAACCCCGGCTTCGCCACTCGCGCCATCCACTCCGGCCAGGAGCCCGACCCTTCCACCGGCGCCGTCACCGTTCCCATCTTTGCCACCTCCACCTTCGTGCAGCAGGGCATCGGGAAGCACAAGGGCTACGAGTACGCCCGGGTCTCGAATCCGACACGGACCCGCCTGGAGCAGAACCTGGCGGCGCTCGAGGGCGGACGCTCGGCGCACGTCTTCGCCAGCGGCATGGCGGCGATTAACGCCATGTGCACAACGCTAAAGGGTGGCGACCACCTCATCTGCTCGCACAACGTCTATGGCGGCGTCCCCCGGCTGTTCAACCAGATCCTCGCCAACTACGGCCTGCAGTTCTCCTACGTGGACACTTCCCAGGCGAGTGCCGTGGAGCGCGCCCTGCGTCCCAACACCCGCATCGTCTATGTGGAGACGCCCACCAACCCGCTGATGTCGGTGAGCGACATCAGCGCCATCAGCCGCATCTGCCGCCGCCGCAAGGTGGAGCTGGTGGTGGACAACACCTTCATGTCGCCCTATTTCCAGCAGCCCATCGCCCTGGGCGCGGACATGGTCATTCACTCGACCACCAAATTCCTCAACGGCCATAGCGACGGACTGGGCGGCGTCATCGTCTGCACCCGCAAGGACCAGGCGGAAAAGTTCGCCTTCATCCAGAAGGCGGCGGGGGCGATCCTCTCGCCCTTCGAGTGCTGGCTGGTGCTGCGCGGAGTGAAGACTCTGGCCGTGCGCATGGAGAAGCATGATGAGAACGGCCGCGCCGTCGCCGCCTTCCTCAACCGCCATCGCAAGGTGAAAGCGGTCTTCTATCCCGGGCTGCGCGCGCATCCCCAGCACGCGCTGGCCCGGCGGCAGATGTCGGGCTTCGGCTCCATGATCAGCTTTGAGACCGGCTCGCTGGCGAACGCCAAGCGCATGCTCGCCCGGGTGCGCGTGTGCTCGCTGGGCGAATCGCTGGGCGGAGTCGAGACCCTGATTTCCCATCCCGCCACCATGACTCACGCCGCGCTGGGCAAGGCAGGCAGGAAGGCCATCGGCATCACCGACGGCATGGTGCGCATCTCGGTGGGCATCGAGGAGCTGGACGACATCCTCGCCGATCTCGACCAGGCGCTGCGGGCGATCTAG
- the guaA gene encoding glutamine-hydrolyzing GMP synthase, whose translation MDARSIVILDFGSQYTQLIARRIREQNVFSVVLPCTATLDEVKSYAPAGIILSGGPSSVYDADAPPADERVLALGLPVLGICYGFQYMAYKLGGKVRPATKREYGHAQVEVLDDSRLFQDLPRTLQVWMSHGDEVLEPPAGFTVMGKSDGGLAAFEDPSRKMWAIAFHPEVHHTKRGTDLLKNFVFGICNAKPDWTAQQFIDATIADVRKTVGEGRAICALSGGVDSAVAATLVHTALKQKDGGSRLTCVFVNNGVLRKNEFQKVQDKLRQLGVNLVAVDASERFLKKLAGVTDPEQKRRIIGGEFIAVFEEAVEKLPSAKVEWLVQGTLYPDVIESRSVRGPSQTIKTHHNVGGLPAEMKLKLIEPLKDLFKDEVRRIGKDLGLPDEILQRQPFPGPGLAVRILGEVTPERIQLLQEADDIVVTEIKNAGLYNKVWQSFAVLLPVMSVGVMGDQRTYAYTCAIRAVHSEDGMTADVVELPWEVLKRISSRIVNEIKGINRVVYDVSSKPPSTIEWE comes from the coding sequence GTGGACGCCCGCTCCATCGTCATCCTCGACTTCGGCTCCCAGTACACCCAGCTCATCGCCCGACGCATCCGCGAACAGAATGTTTTCTCGGTCGTCCTTCCCTGCACCGCGACGCTCGACGAAGTAAAGAGCTACGCGCCGGCGGGCATTATTCTCTCCGGCGGGCCGTCGTCGGTCTATGACGCCGACGCTCCGCCCGCCGACGAGCGGGTGCTGGCGCTGGGCCTGCCCGTGCTCGGCATCTGCTACGGATTCCAATACATGGCCTACAAGCTGGGCGGCAAGGTGCGCCCCGCCACCAAGCGCGAGTACGGCCACGCCCAGGTCGAGGTGCTCGACGATTCGCGCCTGTTCCAGGACCTACCGCGAACGCTTCAAGTCTGGATGTCGCACGGCGACGAGGTGCTGGAGCCGCCGGCGGGATTCACGGTGATGGGGAAATCGGACGGCGGGCTGGCCGCGTTCGAAGATCCCAGCCGAAAGATGTGGGCCATCGCCTTCCACCCCGAGGTCCACCACACCAAGCGCGGCACCGATCTGCTGAAGAACTTCGTCTTTGGCATCTGCAACGCCAAGCCCGACTGGACGGCGCAGCAGTTCATTGACGCCACCATTGCCGATGTCCGCAAGACGGTGGGCGAGGGGCGGGCCATCTGCGCGCTTTCCGGCGGGGTGGATTCGGCGGTGGCGGCAACGCTGGTGCATACGGCTTTAAAGCAAAAAGATGGTGGCTCGCGGCTGACCTGCGTCTTCGTCAACAACGGCGTGCTCAGGAAGAACGAGTTCCAGAAGGTTCAGGACAAGCTGCGCCAGTTGGGGGTCAACCTGGTCGCAGTGGATGCGAGCGAACGTTTCCTGAAGAAGCTGGCGGGCGTGACCGACCCGGAGCAGAAGCGGCGCATCATCGGCGGGGAGTTCATCGCGGTGTTCGAGGAGGCGGTGGAGAAGCTGCCGTCTGCGAAGGTCGAGTGGCTGGTGCAGGGCACGCTCTATCCCGACGTCATCGAGTCGCGTTCGGTGCGCGGGCCGTCACAGACTATCAAGACGCACCACAACGTCGGCGGGCTTCCGGCGGAGATGAAGCTTAAGCTTATCGAGCCGCTCAAAGATTTGTTCAAAGATGAAGTCCGGCGCATCGGGAAAGATCTTGGTCTGCCGGACGAAATCCTCCAGCGCCAGCCCTTCCCCGGGCCGGGGCTAGCCGTCCGCATCCTGGGCGAGGTCACGCCGGAGCGCATCCAGCTGCTGCAGGAGGCCGACGACATCGTGGTGACCGAGATCAAGAACGCGGGCCTCTATAACAAAGTGTGGCAATCGTTCGCGGTGCTGCTGCCTGTGATGTCGGTGGGCGTGATGGGCGACCAGCGAACGTATGCGTACACCTGCGCCATCCGTGCCGTGCACTCCGAAGACGGCATGACCGCCGACGTGGTCGAGCTGCCCTGGGAGGTGTTGAAGCGCATATCCTCGCGGATCGTAAACGAGATCAAGGGTATCAACCGCGTGGTGTACGACGTGAGCTCGAAGCCGCCGTCAACGATTGAGTGGGAGTAG
- a CDS encoding phosphoglucomutase/phosphomannomutase family protein, producing the protein MIVQIKFGTSGWRAVLCEEFTFANVRRAATGIARYVSSQKPAGARLIVGRDPRFLGETFVSLAAEILSAHGIAPLVVSDPAPTPAISFEVRRLQTDGAINITASHNPPEYNGIKFSTPDGAPALPEVTKKIEAETVAGDQQPSAAATRATPHEQIDVKPAYLARLKEIVDLAAIRKAGLKVACDPMWGAAVGYTDSLLEEAGVPVAAVHSYRDVLFGGHAPEPDDPLLGDLRQKMRETGAGIGIATDGDADRFGIVDQDGTFLHPNYVVALLFDYLVETRGWKNGVAKSVSTTNLINALAQHHGVELYETPVGFKYIGELIQQDKIAIGGEESAGLSIRHHVPEKDGVLAGLLCCEMVARRGTSLGQQLKALFAEVGSFYPMRENFRLTPEVKEMFTSKLTREPREFCGRRVSQVVRIDGLKLVLEDGSWVCYRLSGTEPVVRVYSEARSPEDLAQLSAAARGWIFGS; encoded by the coding sequence GTGATCGTCCAGATCAAATTCGGTACCTCTGGCTGGCGCGCGGTCCTGTGCGAAGAGTTCACCTTCGCCAACGTGCGCCGTGCCGCCACCGGAATCGCGCGTTACGTGAGCTCGCAGAAGCCTGCCGGAGCGCGCCTCATCGTCGGCCGCGATCCACGCTTCCTGGGCGAGACCTTCGTCTCCCTGGCCGCGGAGATCCTGAGCGCCCACGGCATCGCGCCGCTGGTGGTTTCGGACCCAGCGCCTACCCCGGCCATCTCCTTCGAGGTGCGCCGCCTCCAGACCGACGGCGCCATCAACATCACCGCCTCCCACAATCCTCCCGAGTACAACGGCATCAAGTTCTCGACGCCGGACGGCGCGCCCGCTCTCCCCGAGGTCACGAAAAAGATTGAAGCGGAGACCGTGGCGGGCGACCAGCAGCCCTCGGCCGCAGCCACCCGCGCCACGCCGCACGAACAGATCGACGTCAAACCGGCGTACCTGGCGCGGCTGAAAGAGATTGTGGATCTCGCCGCCATCCGCAAGGCGGGGTTGAAGGTGGCCTGCGATCCGATGTGGGGCGCGGCCGTCGGCTACACCGACTCGCTGCTCGAAGAGGCCGGTGTGCCCGTGGCTGCTGTCCACAGCTATCGCGACGTGCTCTTCGGCGGCCACGCGCCCGAACCCGACGACCCCCTACTCGGCGACCTGCGCCAGAAGATGCGCGAGACCGGAGCCGGCATAGGCATCGCCACCGACGGCGACGCTGACCGCTTCGGCATCGTGGACCAGGACGGCACCTTCCTCCACCCCAACTACGTCGTCGCGCTGCTCTTCGATTATCTGGTCGAGACCCGCGGCTGGAAAAACGGCGTGGCCAAGTCGGTCTCCACCACCAACCTCATCAACGCGCTCGCCCAGCACCACGGCGTGGAGCTGTACGAGACCCCGGTGGGCTTCAAGTACATCGGCGAGCTCATCCAGCAGGACAAGATCGCCATCGGCGGCGAGGAGAGCGCCGGACTCTCCATCCGACACCACGTCCCAGAGAAGGACGGCGTGCTCGCCGGCCTGCTCTGCTGTGAGATGGTGGCCCGCCGCGGGACCTCCCTGGGGCAACAATTGAAGGCGTTATTTGCCGAAGTTGGTTCCTTTTACCCCATGCGCGAGAACTTCCGCTTGACGCCGGAGGTGAAAGAGATGTTCACTAGTAAGTTAACAAGGGAACCGCGGGAGTTTTGCGGGAGGCGCGTGAGCCAGGTAGTGCGCATCGACGGGCTGAAGCTGGTGCTGGAGGACGGTTCCTGGGTGTGCTACCGGCTTTCGGGGACGGAGCCGGTGGTCCGGGTCTACTCCGAAGCCCGCTCGCCCGAGGACCTGGCCCAGCTCAGCGCCGCGGCCCGGGGGTGGATCTTTGGCTCCTAA
- a CDS encoding septum formation initiator family protein, which translates to MDLVHQTTDWFYRSRRKLATAGVALLACLLAVHVVAGPNGLFTYQQKRAEYRKLEKEVQQLQVENERMATRIESLKSDPNAIEKEAREQLRYARPGEVVYTLPNQPQKSSSPAAAEKKQ; encoded by the coding sequence GTGGACCTCGTCCACCAGACTACCGACTGGTTCTATCGCTCCCGTCGCAAGCTGGCGACGGCGGGCGTGGCCCTGCTGGCCTGCCTGCTGGCCGTGCATGTGGTCGCCGGTCCCAACGGCCTCTTCACCTATCAGCAGAAGCGCGCCGAGTACCGCAAGCTGGAGAAGGAAGTCCAGCAGCTCCAGGTGGAGAATGAGCGGATGGCGACGCGGATCGAATCGCTGAAGAGCGATCCCAATGCTATTGAGAAGGAAGCGCGAGAGCAACTGCGCTACGCGCGTCCCGGCGAAGTCGTTTATACCCTGCCCAACCAGCCCCAGAAGAGCTCTTCGCCCGCTGCGGCCGAGAAGAAGCAGTAG
- the cutA gene encoding divalent-cation tolerance protein CutA, whose amino-acid sequence MTDKKIILSTAGSREEAQKIARSLVERKLAACVNIVGPIESVYRWQGAVETSEEFLLVIKTTAAAYERVRDLIRLLHSYELPECIQLSIEDGLPKYLEWIGKSVE is encoded by the coding sequence ATGACCGACAAGAAAATCATCCTCTCGACCGCCGGCTCGCGGGAAGAGGCGCAGAAGATCGCGCGCTCGCTGGTGGAGCGCAAGCTCGCCGCCTGCGTGAACATCGTGGGGCCCATCGAATCCGTGTACCGCTGGCAGGGCGCGGTGGAGACCAGCGAGGAGTTTCTGCTGGTCATCAAGACCACGGCGGCCGCCTACGAGCGCGTCCGCGACCTGATTCGCCTGCTGCACTCCTACGAGCTGCCGGAGTGCATTCAACTCTCCATCGAAGATGGCCTGCCCAAGTATCTGGAGTGGATCGGGAAATCGGTGGAATGA
- the cysK gene encoding cysteine synthase A, with translation MKTAEAAHLRVADDITQLVGDTPMLRLRRVVPAGAAEVFAKLEYMNPGGSVKDRAAIGMIRRAEEEGRLQPGATLIEATAGNTGIGLALIGVNRGYRVIFCVPERFSEEKVKVMRALGAEVIRTVDVEGMRGAIARAKEIAASIPGSFMCSQFENPANPDYHYETTGREIFEQMQGRMDAVVLGVGTGGTFSGVARFLKERLPHLLAVAVETQGSVLGGGPPGEHKVEGIGSSFIPKTYDARVSDEILMVNDLEAFGMVKQLAAQEGVLAGSSGGASVYAAVQIAKRLGAGKRVVTMIPDSAERYLSKNIFEGGV, from the coding sequence ATGAAAACCGCCGAAGCTGCCCACCTGCGAGTCGCCGACGACATCACCCAACTGGTAGGCGACACTCCCATGCTGCGCCTGCGGCGCGTGGTTCCGGCGGGCGCTGCCGAAGTCTTCGCCAAGCTCGAATACATGAACCCCGGCGGCAGCGTGAAGGACCGCGCCGCCATCGGCATGATCCGCCGCGCCGAGGAGGAGGGAAGGCTCCAGCCCGGGGCCACCCTCATCGAGGCCACCGCCGGCAATACCGGCATCGGCCTGGCGCTCATCGGCGTGAACCGCGGCTATCGCGTCATATTCTGCGTGCCGGAGCGCTTCTCCGAGGAAAAGGTCAAGGTGATGCGGGCCTTGGGCGCCGAGGTCATCCGCACCGTGGACGTCGAGGGCATGCGGGGCGCCATCGCCCGCGCCAAGGAGATTGCCGCCTCCATCCCCGGATCGTTCATGTGCTCGCAGTTCGAAAATCCCGCCAACCCCGACTACCACTACGAAACCACCGGCCGCGAGATTTTCGAGCAGATGCAGGGACGCATGGACGCCGTGGTCCTCGGCGTGGGCACCGGCGGCACGTTCTCCGGTGTGGCGCGGTTCTTGAAGGAGCGCCTGCCACACCTGCTGGCGGTGGCGGTCGAGACTCAGGGCTCGGTCCTGGGTGGCGGACCCCCGGGCGAGCACAAGGTGGAGGGCATCGGCTCCAGCTTCATCCCCAAGACCTACGACGCCCGCGTTTCGGACGAGATCCTTATGGTCAACGACCTCGAGGCCTTCGGCATGGTGAAGCAGCTCGCCGCCCAGGAGGGCGTGCTCGCCGGCTCCAGCGGCGGCGCCAGCGTGTATGCCGCTGTGCAAATCGCCAAGCGGCTGGGAGCAGGGAAGCGCGTGGTCACCATGATCCCGGACTCTGCCGAGCGGTACTTGTCGAAGAACATCTTCGAGGGCGGGGTGTAG